A part of Aegilops tauschii subsp. strangulata cultivar AL8/78 chromosome 2, Aet v6.0, whole genome shotgun sequence genomic DNA contains:
- the LOC109749185 gene encoding stomatal closure-related actin-binding protein 1 isoform X3: MTRASTLDFRRKTQGQNNWSGPLRPVNVIRNKFPTYKNGSNGIVIKFADEPETPSLKESVAEETADLLDRRQRLSVRELAMKFEKGLSTATLLSNEVKCKQVALLERDILLKNLKSVLESLRGQVAGKYKDEIEESVSMVDILAVQLSKRENELLQQKTEVTRIATSLKLASEDARRIVDEERTNARAEIENARAALQRVQKVLKEKENSSQRIGKQDVDELREKVQEARRVKMLHCPSKAMDIKSEIYVLRDQYAEISSSSAHLLKELELHQSFKENGVPSCELEGLESLGSMLRVVVRNDVALSNSSVQWFRIQPKGHKKEIISGATKLVYAPEPHDVGRYLQAEVNLGGETSVAKTAGPLDPAPGLVDYVETLVRNPETDYNVVVLQMNGIDQPTDSIHVLCIGKLRMRLAKGTTVIAREFYSSSMQLCGVRGGGDAAPQAMFWQPREGLSLVLAFETPRERNSAIMLARRFAIDCNIILAGPGDKTPW; the protein is encoded by the exons ATGACTCGGGCATCAACTCTTGATTTTCGGCGGAAGACGCAGGGTCAGAACAACTGGTCTGGGCCGTTGCGCCCAGTAAATGTCATCAGAAATAAATTCCCTACCTACAAGAATGGTTCGAATGGGATAGTCATCAAATTTGCAGATGAGCCAGAAACGCCATCACTTAAGGAGTCTGTTGCCGAAGAGACAGCAGATCTGCTTGATCGGCGTCAGCGTCTTTCAGTCCGCGAGCTCGCAATGAAATTTGAGAAGGGCCTCAGTACTGCCACATTATTGTCTAACGAG GTTAAATGTAAACAAGTGGCTTTATTGGAGCGAGACATCCTTCTGAAGAATCTAAAGAGTGTATTGGAGTCACTGAGAGGTCAAGTAGCTGGCAAATATAAGGATGAAATCGAGGAATCAGTATCTATG GTGGATATTTTAGCAGTTCAGCTGTCCAAAAGAGAAAATGAGTTGCTTCAGCAGAAAACCGAGGTCACGAGAATAGCGACTTCACTGAAACTG GCTTCTGAAGATGCTAGGAGAATTGTTGACGAAGAACGAACTAATGCCCGCGCGGAGATTGAAAATGCTAGAGCTGCTTTACAAAGAGTTCAAAAAGTACTTAAAGAGAAAGAGAACAGTTCACAAAGAATTGGGAAGCAG GATGTGGATGAACTTAGGGAAAAAGTTCAAGAAGCACGGAGAGTCAAGATGCTGCATTGCCCCAGCAAG GCAATGGACATAAAAAGTGAGATCTATGTTCTACGTGATCAATATGCTGAGATATCTTCAAGTTCTGCTCATCTTTTAAAAGAG TTGGAGTTGCACCAAAGTTTTAAGGAAAATGGCGTGCCCTCATGTGAGTTGGAGGGTCTCGAAAGCCTAGGCTCAATGCTGCGGGTAGTTGTCCGGAATGATGTGGCTTTATCAAATAGTTCAGTACAATGGTTCCGTATACAGCCCAAGGGACACAAGAAGGAAATCATTTCCG GTGCCACAAAGCTAGTATATGCTCCAGAACCTCATGACGTAGGGCGGTACCTGCAAGCTGAGGTTAACCTTGGTGGTGAAACCTCTGTCGCAAAGACTGCTGGCCCACTAGACCCTG CGCCAGGTTTGGTTGATTATGTAGAGACCCTTGTAAGGAATCCCGAAACCGACTACAAT GTTGTTGTCCTTCAAATGAACGGAATCGACCAACCTACTGACTCCATCCACGTCCTATGCATCGGGAAACTGCGGATGCGACTTGCCAAAGGAACGACAGTCATAGCCAGGGAATTCTACTCTTCGTCGATGCAG CTATGCGGCGTTAGGGGCGGCGGAGACGCTGCGCCGCAAGCGATGTTCTGGCAGCCCAGGGAAGGCCTCAGCTTGGTGTTGGCTTTCGAGACGCCCAGGGAGCGCAACTCGGCGATCATGCTCGCCCGGAGATTCGCCATCGATTGCAAC ATTATCCTCGCCGGTCCAGGGGACAAAACTCCGTGGTGA
- the LOC109749185 gene encoding stomatal closure-related actin-binding protein 1 isoform X2, whose protein sequence is MNLGENYLSMTRASTLDFRRKTQGQNNWSGPLRPVNVIRNKFPTYKNGSNGIVIKFADEPETPSLKESVAEETADLLDRRQRLSVRELAMKFEKGLSTATLLSNEVKCKQVALLERDILLKNLKSVLESLRGQVAGKYKDEIEESVSMVDILAVQLSKRENELLQQKTEVTRIATSLKLASEDARRIVDEERTNARAEIENARAALQRVQKVLKEKENSSQRIGKQDVDELREKVQEARRVKMLHCPSKAMDIKSEIYVLRDQYAEISSSSAHLLKELELHQSFKENGVPSCELEGLESLGSMLRVVVRNDVALSNSSVQWFRIQPKGHKKEIISGATKLVYAPEPHDVGRYLQAEVNLGGETSVAKTAGPLDPAPGLVDYVETLVRNPETDYNVVVLQMNGIDQPTDSIHVLCIGKLRMRLAKGTTVIAREFYSSSMQLCGVRGGGDAAPQAMFWQPREGLSLVLAFETPRERNSAIMLARRFAIDCNIILAGPGDKTPW, encoded by the exons ATGAACTT gGGTGAGAATTACTTATCGATGACTCGGGCATCAACTCTTGATTTTCGGCGGAAGACGCAGGGTCAGAACAACTGGTCTGGGCCGTTGCGCCCAGTAAATGTCATCAGAAATAAATTCCCTACCTACAAGAATGGTTCGAATGGGATAGTCATCAAATTTGCAGATGAGCCAGAAACGCCATCACTTAAGGAGTCTGTTGCCGAAGAGACAGCAGATCTGCTTGATCGGCGTCAGCGTCTTTCAGTCCGCGAGCTCGCAATGAAATTTGAGAAGGGCCTCAGTACTGCCACATTATTGTCTAACGAG GTTAAATGTAAACAAGTGGCTTTATTGGAGCGAGACATCCTTCTGAAGAATCTAAAGAGTGTATTGGAGTCACTGAGAGGTCAAGTAGCTGGCAAATATAAGGATGAAATCGAGGAATCAGTATCTATG GTGGATATTTTAGCAGTTCAGCTGTCCAAAAGAGAAAATGAGTTGCTTCAGCAGAAAACCGAGGTCACGAGAATAGCGACTTCACTGAAACTG GCTTCTGAAGATGCTAGGAGAATTGTTGACGAAGAACGAACTAATGCCCGCGCGGAGATTGAAAATGCTAGAGCTGCTTTACAAAGAGTTCAAAAAGTACTTAAAGAGAAAGAGAACAGTTCACAAAGAATTGGGAAGCAG GATGTGGATGAACTTAGGGAAAAAGTTCAAGAAGCACGGAGAGTCAAGATGCTGCATTGCCCCAGCAAG GCAATGGACATAAAAAGTGAGATCTATGTTCTACGTGATCAATATGCTGAGATATCTTCAAGTTCTGCTCATCTTTTAAAAGAG TTGGAGTTGCACCAAAGTTTTAAGGAAAATGGCGTGCCCTCATGTGAGTTGGAGGGTCTCGAAAGCCTAGGCTCAATGCTGCGGGTAGTTGTCCGGAATGATGTGGCTTTATCAAATAGTTCAGTACAATGGTTCCGTATACAGCCCAAGGGACACAAGAAGGAAATCATTTCCG GTGCCACAAAGCTAGTATATGCTCCAGAACCTCATGACGTAGGGCGGTACCTGCAAGCTGAGGTTAACCTTGGTGGTGAAACCTCTGTCGCAAAGACTGCTGGCCCACTAGACCCTG CGCCAGGTTTGGTTGATTATGTAGAGACCCTTGTAAGGAATCCCGAAACCGACTACAAT GTTGTTGTCCTTCAAATGAACGGAATCGACCAACCTACTGACTCCATCCACGTCCTATGCATCGGGAAACTGCGGATGCGACTTGCCAAAGGAACGACAGTCATAGCCAGGGAATTCTACTCTTCGTCGATGCAG CTATGCGGCGTTAGGGGCGGCGGAGACGCTGCGCCGCAAGCGATGTTCTGGCAGCCCAGGGAAGGCCTCAGCTTGGTGTTGGCTTTCGAGACGCCCAGGGAGCGCAACTCGGCGATCATGCTCGCCCGGAGATTCGCCATCGATTGCAAC ATTATCCTCGCCGGTCCAGGGGACAAAACTCCGTGGTGA
- the LOC109749185 gene encoding stomatal closure-related actin-binding protein 1 isoform X1: MFVDGSLKQKTVMGENYLSMTRASTLDFRRKTQGQNNWSGPLRPVNVIRNKFPTYKNGSNGIVIKFADEPETPSLKESVAEETADLLDRRQRLSVRELAMKFEKGLSTATLLSNEVKCKQVALLERDILLKNLKSVLESLRGQVAGKYKDEIEESVSMVDILAVQLSKRENELLQQKTEVTRIATSLKLASEDARRIVDEERTNARAEIENARAALQRVQKVLKEKENSSQRIGKQDVDELREKVQEARRVKMLHCPSKAMDIKSEIYVLRDQYAEISSSSAHLLKELELHQSFKENGVPSCELEGLESLGSMLRVVVRNDVALSNSSVQWFRIQPKGHKKEIISGATKLVYAPEPHDVGRYLQAEVNLGGETSVAKTAGPLDPAPGLVDYVETLVRNPETDYNVVVLQMNGIDQPTDSIHVLCIGKLRMRLAKGTTVIAREFYSSSMQLCGVRGGGDAAPQAMFWQPREGLSLVLAFETPRERNSAIMLARRFAIDCNIILAGPGDKTPW; the protein is encoded by the exons ATGTTTGTCGACGGGTCATTAAAACAGAAAACGGTGAT gGGTGAGAATTACTTATCGATGACTCGGGCATCAACTCTTGATTTTCGGCGGAAGACGCAGGGTCAGAACAACTGGTCTGGGCCGTTGCGCCCAGTAAATGTCATCAGAAATAAATTCCCTACCTACAAGAATGGTTCGAATGGGATAGTCATCAAATTTGCAGATGAGCCAGAAACGCCATCACTTAAGGAGTCTGTTGCCGAAGAGACAGCAGATCTGCTTGATCGGCGTCAGCGTCTTTCAGTCCGCGAGCTCGCAATGAAATTTGAGAAGGGCCTCAGTACTGCCACATTATTGTCTAACGAG GTTAAATGTAAACAAGTGGCTTTATTGGAGCGAGACATCCTTCTGAAGAATCTAAAGAGTGTATTGGAGTCACTGAGAGGTCAAGTAGCTGGCAAATATAAGGATGAAATCGAGGAATCAGTATCTATG GTGGATATTTTAGCAGTTCAGCTGTCCAAAAGAGAAAATGAGTTGCTTCAGCAGAAAACCGAGGTCACGAGAATAGCGACTTCACTGAAACTG GCTTCTGAAGATGCTAGGAGAATTGTTGACGAAGAACGAACTAATGCCCGCGCGGAGATTGAAAATGCTAGAGCTGCTTTACAAAGAGTTCAAAAAGTACTTAAAGAGAAAGAGAACAGTTCACAAAGAATTGGGAAGCAG GATGTGGATGAACTTAGGGAAAAAGTTCAAGAAGCACGGAGAGTCAAGATGCTGCATTGCCCCAGCAAG GCAATGGACATAAAAAGTGAGATCTATGTTCTACGTGATCAATATGCTGAGATATCTTCAAGTTCTGCTCATCTTTTAAAAGAG TTGGAGTTGCACCAAAGTTTTAAGGAAAATGGCGTGCCCTCATGTGAGTTGGAGGGTCTCGAAAGCCTAGGCTCAATGCTGCGGGTAGTTGTCCGGAATGATGTGGCTTTATCAAATAGTTCAGTACAATGGTTCCGTATACAGCCCAAGGGACACAAGAAGGAAATCATTTCCG GTGCCACAAAGCTAGTATATGCTCCAGAACCTCATGACGTAGGGCGGTACCTGCAAGCTGAGGTTAACCTTGGTGGTGAAACCTCTGTCGCAAAGACTGCTGGCCCACTAGACCCTG CGCCAGGTTTGGTTGATTATGTAGAGACCCTTGTAAGGAATCCCGAAACCGACTACAAT GTTGTTGTCCTTCAAATGAACGGAATCGACCAACCTACTGACTCCATCCACGTCCTATGCATCGGGAAACTGCGGATGCGACTTGCCAAAGGAACGACAGTCATAGCCAGGGAATTCTACTCTTCGTCGATGCAG CTATGCGGCGTTAGGGGCGGCGGAGACGCTGCGCCGCAAGCGATGTTCTGGCAGCCCAGGGAAGGCCTCAGCTTGGTGTTGGCTTTCGAGACGCCCAGGGAGCGCAACTCGGCGATCATGCTCGCCCGGAGATTCGCCATCGATTGCAAC ATTATCCTCGCCGGTCCAGGGGACAAAACTCCGTGGTGA